The following coding sequences lie in one Deltaproteobacteria bacterium genomic window:
- a CDS encoding single-stranded DNA-binding protein, producing the protein MAGSVNKAIIIGNLGKDPEVRYTTGGSAVCNFTVATNEQWKDKGGQKQERTEWHRIVTWGRTAELCGEYLSKGRTVYVEGRIQTRDWQDRDGNKRYTTEIVAQTVQFLDKGGQGGGGGGGGGRGYGDPGPDDFGPPPPGFDGGGPDDDIPF; encoded by the coding sequence ATGGCTGGCAGCGTGAACAAGGCGATCATCATCGGCAACCTCGGGAAAGACCCCGAGGTGCGCTACACGACCGGCGGCTCGGCGGTATGCAACTTCACGGTGGCCACCAACGAGCAGTGGAAGGACAAGGGCGGCCAGAAGCAGGAGCGGACCGAGTGGCACCGCATCGTCACCTGGGGTCGCACCGCCGAGCTCTGCGGCGAGTATCTCTCCAAGGGCCGGACGGTCTACGTCGAGGGTCGCATCCAGACCCGCGACTGGCAGGACCGTGACGGCAACAAGCGCTACACCACCGAGATCGTCGCCCAGACGGTGCAGTTCCTCGACAAGGGCGGCCAGGGCGGCGGCGGCGGCGGCGGTGGCGGCCGCGGCTACGGCGATCCGGGGCCCGACGACTTCGGCCCGCCTCCTCCGGGCTTCGACGGCGGCGGCCCGGACGACGACATTCCCTTCTAG